From Salvia splendens isolate huo1 chromosome 3, SspV2, whole genome shotgun sequence, a single genomic window includes:
- the LOC121794315 gene encoding transcription factor bHLH48-like isoform X2 — MEPELEPPQLQFRSAEMGCAFDDFHGLISTPQVTGGSSFTALLELAPPQAVELLVTEDFPAKQPLPPPIFPTDIGLIHRASKFSVFASADNSMESNTILSVSNSIPVKQEDLDADSRRNSSSPAGSDQSLKSGKRKEREKKLKESNKKSKSKAANDDGEELPYVHVRARRGQATDSHSLAERARREKINARMKLLQELVPGCNKISGTAMVLDEIINHVQALQRQVEFLSMRLAAVSPGIDFDLDSLFTVNGSSNDNSYSGMLAPPICTEGQLDGARQLQLQQLWHCDELHQSVWARETDTSNFIAPANSLLSYDSTSANSAF, encoded by the exons atgGAGCCCGAACTCGAACCACCTCAACTGCAATTTAGATCCGCTGAAATGGGGTGCGCGTTCGACGACTTTCATGGACTCATCTCCACTCCACAGGTCACCGGTGGCAGCTCGTTCACGGCGCTGCTCGAGCTTGCCCCGCCGCAAGCGGTGGAGCTCCTGGTTACGGAAGATTTTCCGGCTAAACAACCTCTGCCGCCTCCAATTTTTCCTACTGATATCGGTCTCATCCACCGCGCCTCAAAGTTCTCCGTCTTTGCTTCGGCTGATAATTCTATGGAGAGCAATACGATTCTCTCGGTCTCAAACTCGATTCCGGTGAAGCAGGAGGATCTGGACGCGGATTCCCGCCGAAATTCCTCTTCTCCGGCGGGTTCGGATCAGAGTCTCAAGTCCGGCAAGCGAAAGGAGAGGGAGAAAAAG TTGAAAGAATCGAATAAAAAGAGCAAAAGTAAGGCAGCAaacgacgacggcgaggagcTGCCTTACGTTCACGTCAGAGCTCGCCGCGGCCAAGCCACGGACAGCCATAGCTTAGCTGAAAGA GCAAGGAGGGAGAAGATTAATGCCAGAATGAAGCTGTTACAGGAGCTAGTACCCGGATGCAACAAG ATTTCAGGAACTGCAATGGTGTTGGATGAGATAATTAATCATGTCCAAGCTCTTCAACGCCAAGTGGAG TTTTTATCCATGAGGCTTGCTGCTGTTAGCCCAGGAATTGATTTTGACCTCGATTCCCTATTCACTGTG AATGGATCTTCAAACGATAACAGCTACAGTGGCATGCTCGCTCCACCCATCTGCACTGAGGGACAACTCGATGGGGCCAGACAATTACAGCTCCAACAGCTGTGGCATTGTGATGAGCTTCATCAGTCTGTCTGGGCCAGAGAAACTGACACCTCTAATTTCATTGCTCCTGCAAATTCTCTATTGAGTTACGACTCCACCTCCGCGAATTCAG CCTTCTAA
- the LOC121794315 gene encoding transcription factor bHLH48-like isoform X1, translating to MEPELEPPQLQFRSAEMGCAFDDFHGLISTPQVTGGSSFTALLELAPPQAVELLVTEDFPAKQPLPPPIFPTDIGLIHRASKFSVFASADNSMESNTILSVSNSIPVKQEDLDADSRRNSSSPAGSDQSLKSGKRKEREKKLKESNKKSKSKAANDDGEELPYVHVRARRGQATDSHSLAERARREKINARMKLLQELVPGCNKISGTAMVLDEIINHVQALQRQVEFLSMRLAAVSPGIDFDLDSLFTVNGSSNDNSYSGMLAPPICTEGQLDGARQLQLQQLWHCDELHQSVWARETDTSNFIAPANSLLSYDSTSANSGKPVAPRCTTS from the exons atgGAGCCCGAACTCGAACCACCTCAACTGCAATTTAGATCCGCTGAAATGGGGTGCGCGTTCGACGACTTTCATGGACTCATCTCCACTCCACAGGTCACCGGTGGCAGCTCGTTCACGGCGCTGCTCGAGCTTGCCCCGCCGCAAGCGGTGGAGCTCCTGGTTACGGAAGATTTTCCGGCTAAACAACCTCTGCCGCCTCCAATTTTTCCTACTGATATCGGTCTCATCCACCGCGCCTCAAAGTTCTCCGTCTTTGCTTCGGCTGATAATTCTATGGAGAGCAATACGATTCTCTCGGTCTCAAACTCGATTCCGGTGAAGCAGGAGGATCTGGACGCGGATTCCCGCCGAAATTCCTCTTCTCCGGCGGGTTCGGATCAGAGTCTCAAGTCCGGCAAGCGAAAGGAGAGGGAGAAAAAG TTGAAAGAATCGAATAAAAAGAGCAAAAGTAAGGCAGCAaacgacgacggcgaggagcTGCCTTACGTTCACGTCAGAGCTCGCCGCGGCCAAGCCACGGACAGCCATAGCTTAGCTGAAAGA GCAAGGAGGGAGAAGATTAATGCCAGAATGAAGCTGTTACAGGAGCTAGTACCCGGATGCAACAAG ATTTCAGGAACTGCAATGGTGTTGGATGAGATAATTAATCATGTCCAAGCTCTTCAACGCCAAGTGGAG TTTTTATCCATGAGGCTTGCTGCTGTTAGCCCAGGAATTGATTTTGACCTCGATTCCCTATTCACTGTG AATGGATCTTCAAACGATAACAGCTACAGTGGCATGCTCGCTCCACCCATCTGCACTGAGGGACAACTCGATGGGGCCAGACAATTACAGCTCCAACAGCTGTGGCATTGTGATGAGCTTCATCAGTCTGTCTGGGCCAGAGAAACTGACACCTCTAATTTCATTGCTCCTGCAAATTCTCTATTGAGTTACGACTCCACCTCCGCGAATTCAGGTAAACCAGTTGCTCCACGATGTACCACTTCTTAG
- the LOC121794315 gene encoding transcription factor bHLH48-like isoform X3: MEPELEPPQLQFRSAEMGCAFDDFHGLISTPQVTGGSSFTALLELAPPQAVELLVTEDFPAKQPLPPPIFPTDIGLIHRASKFSVFASADNSMESNTILSVSNSIPVKQEDLDADSRRNSSSPAGSDQSLKSGKRKEREKKLKESNKKSKSKAANDDGEELPYVHVRARRGQATDSHSLAERARREKINARMKLLQELVPGCNKVFGYFGWSSFYVIGLQLEAYLDSNQSRKISKRSTTLLKADYLPARYDSMLIKFKN, from the exons atgGAGCCCGAACTCGAACCACCTCAACTGCAATTTAGATCCGCTGAAATGGGGTGCGCGTTCGACGACTTTCATGGACTCATCTCCACTCCACAGGTCACCGGTGGCAGCTCGTTCACGGCGCTGCTCGAGCTTGCCCCGCCGCAAGCGGTGGAGCTCCTGGTTACGGAAGATTTTCCGGCTAAACAACCTCTGCCGCCTCCAATTTTTCCTACTGATATCGGTCTCATCCACCGCGCCTCAAAGTTCTCCGTCTTTGCTTCGGCTGATAATTCTATGGAGAGCAATACGATTCTCTCGGTCTCAAACTCGATTCCGGTGAAGCAGGAGGATCTGGACGCGGATTCCCGCCGAAATTCCTCTTCTCCGGCGGGTTCGGATCAGAGTCTCAAGTCCGGCAAGCGAAAGGAGAGGGAGAAAAAG TTGAAAGAATCGAATAAAAAGAGCAAAAGTAAGGCAGCAaacgacgacggcgaggagcTGCCTTACGTTCACGTCAGAGCTCGCCGCGGCCAAGCCACGGACAGCCATAGCTTAGCTGAAAGA GCAAGGAGGGAGAAGATTAATGCCAGAATGAAGCTGTTACAGGAGCTAGTACCCGGATGCAACAAG GTGTTTGGATATTTTGGTTGGAGTTCCTTCTATGTTATTGGTCTACAACTGGAAGCATATTTGGATAGCAATCAATCTAGGAAGATAAGTAAAAGAAGTACTACCTTGCTCAAGGCTGATTACTTACCTGCACGATATGACAGTATGCTAATTAAATTTAAGAATTAA